The DNA sequence CGAAAATCGCGTAAAATACATACTTACTGCGGTGACGAGCCCGACTGACGTCGTCAAACAGGCGACCGTGACCGCCACCCCGAGTAACAGTAGGCCAGCCGTCCCAAATAGTTCGTAACAAATAGCAGCTAAAAGTTGTCCGCCGTTGTCCATCGCCCCAAGCGATTGGCTCGTCGCGCCGAGGTAGGCGAGCGCCAAATAGACGGCTGCCAGCGCGAGGCCGGCGACGACTCCCGCGCGAATCACTGCGCGGCGCGCCCCGTTGCTGTCAGTTACCCGGTAGGCGAGCGCCAAATAGACGGCTGCCAGCGCGAGGCCGGCGACGACTCCCGCGCGAATCACTGCGCGGCGCGCCCCGTTGCTGTCAGTTACCCCTTTTGCCTTGAACGCGTTTATAGCGACAATGCCGAAAGCGAGGCCAGCCAGTGCATCTAACGTTAAATAGCCTTCGGTAAATCCTTTAAAAAACGATGCCTCTAAGTAGTCGCCGCTCGCCGTGCCGGGGAGGCCGATCGGTTGCAGCCACCCTTTGACGAACAGGGCGAACACGACGAACAGTAAAGTGGGCGTCAATATTTTGCCAATTCGGTCTACAAGTTTCGTCGGATTTAAACTGAGCCACAGTGTTAAAGTAAAATAACCGATCGTATAAAGTAGTAACGGCCAGCTTTCCGCTTGCAAGCTGTCGGGCAAAAAGGGGATGACCCCGATCTCGTAGCCGACACTCGCCGTGCGCGGGATGGCGAATAATGGCCCAATCGCCAAGTAAGTGACGATTGAAAAGACGAGACCAAAGACGCGGTGGGCGCGCCCCGCAATGTCTTCCATACTCCCGTTGAGGACGACGGCAATGACGCCCATCATCGGCAGTCCGATGCCAGTTATTAAGAAGCCGAGCATCGCCGTCCACGTCTGTGTGCCTGCAGTTTGTGCGAGTGCAGGTGGAAAAATCAAGTTGCCCGCTCCGAAAAAAAGTGCAAATAACATGAAGCCGATCGTCACTATGTCTCGTGTGCGCAATGGTTGCATCTACTAGTACACCCTTTTTAAATCATTAAACAATTGTAGTTAAAGCTATTCGTGAAAAATAAAGACAATGGACAATGTACAATTCACGAGTATATTTTTGATCATGCTTTGATCATGTATAGCATTCTACTATAAAACTGAAGAATTTTAAAGTGTCCCCCACGCTGCTGCCGTTATGCGAAAGAAAGAAGAAAACATATTTAGTTCCATCGATCGTCATCATGTGACATAATTGTCATAGCGAGCCGACTTGTCTTATACAAGTGTCGATCAGACAGAAGGTTAGATGTGTTGTCGATCGGACAAGTTAGGTAGCGCGAAGAGAAGGAAAATTGACATGGGGGGAGAAGCGTGAATAACGAACAACGTCGTCGCAAGTTCATTCACTTATGGGTGACCGCTTTACTAGCCGTCGCACTGGCCATAACGCCACTGCCACTTAGCAGCTTTTTTGTCGTGCAAGCGGAAACAGCGGACGATCCGCCGCCGGAAATATGGCCGCGTGTGGAAAACGGCAAGAAAGTACTATTCGATAACACGCACGGTCAGACGGCAGGCGCCGCCGATTGGGTGATCGACGGCGGGTTTTCCGACTTTGCTAACGCCTTAGCGGACGATGGTTATTATGTGAAAGAACTGCGGCAGACGACAGCGATTACATACGACGATCTGCGCAACTACGACGTGTTTGTCATCGGCGAAGCGAACGTACCGTATAAAGCGTCGGAACAGCAGGCTATGCTCAAGTATGTGAAAAACGGTGGCAGTATCTTTTTTATCGCCGACCACTATAACGCGGATCGCAACAAAAACCGCTGGGACGCGTCGGAAGTGTTTAACGGCTACCGCCGCGGCGCGTTTTTCGATCCGGCCAAAGGGATGAGTGAGGAAGAAGCGGGATCTTCCGCGATG is a window from the Numidum massiliense genome containing:
- the brnQ gene encoding branched-chain amino acid transport system II carrier protein, with amino-acid sequence MQPLRTRDIVTIGFMLFALFFGAGNLIFPPALAQTAGTQTWTAMLGFLITGIGLPMMGVIAVVLNGSMEDIAGRAHRVFGLVFSIVTYLAIGPLFAIPRTASVGYEIGVIPFLPDSLQAESWPLLLYTIGYFTLTLWLSLNPTKLVDRIGKILTPTLLFVVFALFVKGWLQPIGLPGTASGDYLEASFFKGFTEGYLTLDALAGLAFGIVAINAFKAKGVTDSNGARRAVIRAGVVAGLALAAVYLALAYRVTDSNGARRAVIRAGVVAGLALAAVYLALAYLGATSQSLGAMDNGGQLLAAICYELFGTAGLLLLGVAVTVACLTTSVGLVTAVSMYFTRFSSRLTYKRLAILCTLVGFAIANLGLTNIIAISYPVLVAIYPLAIVIIILGLAPRAIRSCPHVYRGALLFTGAISFVDGFNAIERPTAATESAASVVEKWFNIGLDKLQTGADTLTGVYIHLPLYTQGMGWLLPALVGGALGFLWGWVKRTNRAPAKKRTAEPLS